The following are encoded together in the Apus apus isolate bApuApu2 chromosome 7, bApuApu2.pri.cur, whole genome shotgun sequence genome:
- the ZNF644 gene encoding zinc finger protein 644 — protein MDDLEINTEVTGAKEEEEILCDDNFASEEDSGIPKPQESDTSFQKNSTLPEELSRDRSEKALSGGQTSLFMHTGAPSVSSENFILSRGTAVNGPVSHSTSTKTSIMNKGSVSLTTGQPVGHHTDSCSTLTVVHDVQLPSKSTTQKSNQHQVLFLLPDVAHAKNLTHSIKNLPTSASIGCDSQKSVGNSVDSTLVGQVEVGEDDKNLLVKDDCVDTLTGISSGTGGFRSGCDPSWDPQKEFIQFLMTNEETIEKSPIHCKAGLEKKRKRKMDVSKITRYTEDCFGDTSCIPGKSKLLDVDFLEQTEELQIIEPQKYSLSKVKPESTDEELEAADAIQQLIYSPASNCAEDTSPVHTSTFLPSTLKNKCEQNDSESPSTFSTDEPSFYPCTKCNVNFREKKHLHRHMMYHLDGNSHFRHLNVPRPYACRECGRTFRDRNSLLKHMIIHQERRQKLMEEIRELKELQDEGRSARLQCPQCVFGTNCPKTFVQHAKTHEKDKRYYCCEECNFMAVTENELECHRGIAHGAVVKCSIIGSDMSQRKTQKKASLKDPYLGSSKKSSTYMCKMCPFTTSTRSILKKHMEYLHPASCIDRFGSHLRLEKRKGSIIEESLDFSSRTKQFIKQSSTFPKNSVLKQDVKRSFGSTSQSSNFAKLHKRPYRIQKARKSVSQSSKFNSAEKKDSYETEDESSWDNVELCDYTTQSVEDESYSDINQEHANLFPIFKGKMEDHEAGDKSALSYEQNDGFYFEYYEDAEGSNFLHDLHDPQNLENVGSALPKHNSVFHWTDLSLEKKSCPYCPATFETGVGLSNHVRGHLHRAGLSYEARHVVSPEQIATSDKMQHFKRTGTGTPVKRVRKAIEKSETSSEHTCQLCGGWFDTKIGLSNHVRGHLKRLGKTKWDAHKSPICVLNEMMQNEEKYEKILKALNSRRIIPRPFVAQKFASNDDFLSPNVIPLEAYHNGLKTEDMSVSASEEERLSFLNECDETKGVLHDGKKNQSLTLIELLKNKRLGEERNPIISPQKIHNQTARKRFVQKCVLPLNEDSPLMYQPQKMDLTMQSGMPVKLRTCVHCNTTFTSAVSLSNHLRAYARKKSAGLLTGTALDCKQKKSRSRSGSKKKMLPLPHSADEVYILRCRFCGLVFRGPLSVQEDWIKHLQRHIVNANLPRTGAGMVEVTSLLKKPASITETSFSLLMAEAAS, from the exons ATGGATGATTTAGAGATAAATACTGAAGTCACTGGTGctaaagaagaagaagaaatccTATGTGATGATAATTTCGCATCTGAGGAAGACAGTGGCATTCCTAAACCACAAGAGAGTGACACATCATTTCAGAAGAACAGTACATTGCCTGAAGAATTGTCACGGGACAGATCTGAAAAAGCCTTAAGTGGAGGCCAGACTTCTCTGTTTATGCACACTGGTGCTCCTTCTGTTTCTAGTGAAAACTTTATCTTGTCTAGAGGAACTGCTGTTAATGGACCAGTTTCACACTCCACCTCAACTAAGACTTCCATTATGAATAAAGGCAGTGTTTCATTAACCACTGGACAGCCTGTAGGACATCACACAGATTCCTGCTCAACTTTGACAGTGGTTCATGATGTTCAGCTGCCTTCAAAGAGTACAACACAGAAATCAAATCAGCaccaagttttatttttgttacctGATGTAGCACATGCTAAGAACCTGACTCATTCCATTAAAAATCTACCTACCTCTGCTTCGATTGGTTGTGATTCACAGAAATCAGTTGGAAATAGTGTAGATAGCACTTTAGTAGGCCAAGTAGAAGTTGGTGAGGATGACAAAAATTTACTAGTAAAAGATGATTGTGTCGATACATTAACAGGCATTTCCTCAGGTACAGGTGGTTTCAGATCGGGATGTGATCCCAGCTGGGATCCACAAAAAGAGTTCATACAGTTTCTTATGACGAATGAAGAAACAATAGAGAAGTCTCCCATTCACTGTAAAGCAGGCTTAGAAAAAAAGcgaaaaaggaaaatggatgtTAGTAAAATAACTCGCTATACTGAAGACTGTTTTGGTGATACCAGTTGTATTCCTGGTAAATCAAAACTATTAGATGTTGACTTCTTAGAGCAGACTGAGGAGCTACAAATTATAGAACCACAGAAATACTCATTGAGTAAGGTAAAGCCTGAATCCACagatgaagagctggaagctgctgatGCTATACAGCAGCTCATTTATAGTCCCGCTAGTAACTGTGCAGAAGATACTTCTCCTGTTCACACTAGCACTTTTCTTCccagtactttaaaaaataaatgtgaacaGAATGATTCTGAATCGCCATCTACTTTCAGTACTGATGAACCATCGTTTTATCCCTGTACAAAGTGCAATGTGAATTTTAGGGAGAAGAAACATCTGCATAGGCATATGATGTATCATTTAGATGGGAACAGTCATTTCCGACATCTCAATGTCCCCAGGCCCTATGCGTGTAGGGAATGTGGAAGGACATTTCGAGATCGTAATTCACTTCTTAAGCATATGATAATTCACCAGGAAAGAAGGCAGAAACTGATGGAAGAAATCCGTGAGCTGAAAGAGCTTCAGGATGAGGGAAGGAGCGCACGGTTACAGTGTCCGCAGTGTGTATTTGGTACAAATTGTCCCAAAACCTTCGTGCAGCATGCAAAGACCCATGAAAAGGATAAAAGATACTACTGCTGTGAGGAATGCAATTTCATGGCTGTGACAGAAAATGAGCTAGAATGCCATCGAGGAATTGCTCATGGAGCAGTAGTCAAATGTTCAATTATTGGTAGTGACATGTCccagaggaaaacacagaaaaaggcaTCCTTGAAAGATCCGTATTTAGGATCCTCAAAAAAGTCATCTACATATATGTGTAAGATGTGTCCATTTACTACTTCAActagaagcattttaaaaaaacacatggaaTATTTGCACCCAGCATCATGTATTGATCGCTTTGGTAGCCATCTTAgactagaaaaaagaaaaggcagcatcATAGAAGAATCTTTAGATTTTAGTAGCAGGACAAAACAGTTCATCAAACAATCTTCTACTTTTCCAAAGaactctgttttaaaacagGATGTAAAAAGATCATTTGGCTCTACTTCACAGTCCAGTAACTTCGCAAAACTTCACAAGAGACCCTACAGGATACAGAAGGCTCGGAAAAGCGTTTCACAGTCATCT AAATTTaactctgctgaaaaaaaagacagctatGAAACGGAGGATGAAAGTTCATGGGATAATGTTGAACTATGTGATTACACTACACAGTCTGTGGAGGATGAATCTTACAGTGATATTAATCAGGAGCATGCAAACCTGTTCCCCATATTCAAAGGTAAAATGGAAGATCATGAAGCTGGTGATAAATCTGCTCTTAGTTATGAGCAGAATGATGgcttttattttgaatattatGAAGATGCTGAGGGTAGTAACTTTCTGCATGATTTGCATGATCCTCAGAATTTAGAAAATGTAGGATCAGCATTGCCAAAGCATAATTCAGTTTTCCATTGGACTGATTTGTCGCTTGAAAAGAAGTCCTGCCCATACTGTCCAGCAACCTTTGAAACAGGTGTTGGATTGTCCAATCATGTCAGAGGACATCTTCACAGAGCTGGATTAAGCTATGAAGCTCGTCATGTCGTTTCACCAGAACAGATAGCAACAAGTgacaaaatgcagcattttaaaagaactgGAACAGGAACTCCTGTTAAACGTGTTAGAAAAG caATTGAGAAATCTGAAACTTCCTCTGAACATACATGTCAGCTCTGTGGAGGCTGGTTTGATACTAAAATTGGATTGTCTAATCATGTGCGAGGACACCTGAAGAGGCTTGGCAAAACCAAGTGGGACGCACACAAATCTCCAATCTGTGTTCTGAATGAGATGATGCAAAATGAAGAGAAGTATGAAAAAATCCTAAAGGCTTTGAACAGTCGCCGCATTATTCCCAGACCGTTTGTTGCTCAGAAATTTGCATCAAATGATGACTTTTTATCTCCAAATGTTATACCTCTTGAAGCATACCATAATGGCCTAAAGACTGAAGATATGTCTGTGTCTGCATCGGAGGAAGAAAGGCTGAGTTTCCTAAATGAATGTGATGAAACAAAAGGAGTACTacatgatgggaaaaaaaatcagtcactTACACTGATAGAACTCCTGAAAAACAAGAGGTTAGGAGAAGAAAGGAATCCTATTATTTCTCCTCAAAAAATTCATAATCAAACTGCAAGAAAGAGGTTTGTTCAGAAATGTGTTCTTCCATTAAATGAAGACAGTCCATTGATGTATCAGCCACAAAAAATGGACTTGACTATGCAGTCAG GTATGCCTGTGAAGCTTAGAACGTGTGTGCATTGCAATACGACGTTTACAAGTGCTGTTAGCCTGTCCAACCACTTACGCGCTTATGCACGAAAGAAGAGTGCTGGACTTTTGACTGGGACAG